The proteins below come from a single Kitasatospora sp. NBC_00315 genomic window:
- a CDS encoding DUF397 domain-containing protein: MTYYRNADATGFDFRASTYSGGNSENCVQCAAGAPGETAVRDSKDPGGPAHRYPAALFADFARAVGAGSLSAVGG; the protein is encoded by the coding sequence ATGACCTACTACCGCAACGCTGACGCCACCGGGTTCGACTTCCGCGCCTCCACCTACAGCGGCGGCAACAGTGAGAATTGTGTGCAGTGTGCAGCGGGCGCCCCCGGTGAGACCGCAGTCCGCGACAGCAAGGACCCCGGCGGTCCTGCGCACCGCTACCCCGCCGCCCTCTTCGCGGACTTCGCGCGCGCGGTCGGCGCCGGTTCGCTCTCGGCTGTGGGCGGCTGA
- a CDS encoding CoA-binding protein codes for MTTYGSDADVREILTGTGDVWAVVGLSSNTARAAYGVARVLQRYGKRIVPVHPKAETVLGEQGYASLADVPFPVDVVDVFVNSSLAGAVADEAVAVGAKAVWFQLDVVDEAAYRRTTDAGLAMVMNRCPAIEIPLLDRRPWSASS; via the coding sequence ATGACGACGTACGGAAGCGACGCGGACGTCCGCGAGATCCTGACCGGCACCGGTGACGTGTGGGCGGTGGTGGGCCTGTCCAGCAACACCGCCCGGGCCGCGTACGGGGTGGCCCGGGTGCTCCAGCGGTACGGCAAGCGGATCGTCCCCGTGCACCCCAAGGCGGAGACCGTGCTCGGCGAGCAGGGGTACGCCTCCCTCGCGGACGTCCCGTTCCCGGTCGACGTGGTGGACGTCTTCGTGAACTCCTCGCTTGCCGGAGCGGTGGCCGACGAAGCGGTGGCCGTCGGCGCCAAGGCGGTCTGGTTCCAGCTGGACGTCGTCGACGAAGCCGCCTACCGTCGCACCACGGACGCCGGGTTGGCGATGGTCATGAACCGCTGCCCCGCGATCGAGATCCCGCTGCTCGACCGACGACCCTGGAGTGCAAGCTCGTGA
- a CDS encoding DUF397 domain-containing protein, protein MTDTPKPSAKPVLDVTDAVWLGAPGQTDGPQVAFVGEYIAMRNGADPDGPVLVFTEGEWEAFRLGAQDGEFDLDYQP, encoded by the coding sequence GTGACCGACACCCCGAAGCCCTCGGCGAAGCCCGTCCTCGACGTCACCGACGCCGTCTGGCTGGGCGCACCCGGCCAGACGGACGGCCCCCAGGTCGCCTTCGTCGGCGAGTACATCGCGATGCGCAACGGCGCCGACCCGGACGGCCCGGTGCTGGTCTTCACCGAGGGCGAGTGGGAGGCCTTCCGACTCGGCGCCCAGGACGGCGAGTTCGACCTCGACTACCAGCCGTAG